AGTGGACAATAACTTCAGGGACACGTCAAAAccctttattataattgttaaaatacatttcataattgAAAAAAATCTATACATTAGAGAGAAATGTTACTGACatacaaaaagggaaaaaatcacTCATAGTAAGTCTTTTCCCCCTTTATATcacaatttgaaatgcccagATCCCAATGTGCTttcaagtcctcgtggtcatgtagtgattcgcctcagtccgggtggcggaggacgaatcccagttgcctccgtgtctgagacatcaacctgcgcatcttatcacatggcttgttgagcgccccactgagaacaaaccacattatagtgatcacgaggaagttaccccatgtgactctaccttccctagcaaccaggccaatttggttgcttaggagacctggctggagtcactcagcacacctgggATTCTGGGCTATCTGggatagcgaactccaggggtgttagccagcgtctttaccactgagctacccaggcccctacactCATAGTAAGTcttgtatttttcatgaaaatggAATACACAAGCTTGGAGACGTAGGAACATTTTTGATATTTGTTGGtttaaaatgctgtaaaatgtttcaaatttttaaaaaaacatatgaactttaatatttaaagtttAAATGGTGTTATTTACATCAAAGAAATGCTTTAAAATTGATATTGTTCAACATTTTAAGGCAATAACATCTCTGATTATCTCTGATTCTACATGGGATAAATACAATGCTTGGTAGATTAcatctgaattgtaatctggtaatGATTACACACTGCATGCTTAAAATTGTAGTAAATAATTTAATATCTTGGATTAAATTTGTTGGGTAATCTAATTTTTGGATTACTTCAGacataattcttgtttattttatgtcacatgcatttgagtaggataaactggtaccattttgacataaggttgcttaaatgcattaaagaaaacattctTAATGGATAACTATATGATAATTTATatgatttgtctgtctgtctctctctctgtgtgtgtgtgtgtgtgtgtgtgtgtgtgtgtgtgttgtgtgtctgtgagttTTACTCGCCATTTGTCTGTTTAAATGTGTGGTCCATGgtatcagtaggtggcgataatgaGCTATATTAGTTTGCGATTCCCCGCGCTGAATAAGAATGAACGTCCTTTACAGTGATTTCACAAGTTTACTTCCGACCTCGAACGTTGTTCCAGTGTTTATTTTCAAGTAGAAAGCGGGAGAATTGCGAGTTGTCTGTAAATCAGCAAAACTCCAGGAAACAAGTGAAATCTGTGTGACACTGTTGTAAAGAtgtttattaaagaggagagtgaagataTGGGTTATCCAGAAGCATGCAGAATTAAAACAGAACACACTGAGGAACAAACAGGTTCGTGTTCAATCTTCATTCTTTACTTTCAGACAGTTGAACAGATTTCATGACTGTAGTTATAAAACCAGAGGAGCTGAGAAATAacgttttttaaacaaaaaagacaCATAGCGGAGTTATCATAACTTTGCTGTAGGGTTCTACACTAACATGTTTGTTTAGGGCACAGAGTTCAGTTTTTTTATGTGTAACTGTTATAGTATGGAAAAAAGCATGCATAAACACAAACGGATATTAAGTAGTAACAAAATTCATAAACAAAAGATGCCTGATACAAAGGACAAATTATCTGGTAAAACTTTctcaagttattttttttttttttaagtttacctTACAGGCAGCACCAAACAACATCAGTACTGACAGATCACCTCTATGAGCATCTTATAAACTAATTATATATTGATAacactttatacttccatttgccatAAACAAACAATACCTGGTAATTGTTACCAGATTCATCAACATTCAAATATATTAAATCAAACTTTTATGACATTCATAACTATATGTTAAGCGTTGTGtaatgcaataatgcttaatgttaattttattaatgaaagttataaaatgttaatataatttatgtGACACGCACATAAAGATGCATTTCTGCATGTGTATTTGCTGTTTCTtaattgttttttctttgaaaacaTGCGCTAGACCAATGGTTTCTGACCTTTTTACCTTGAAGCCCCCTCCCAATAACATATCAGAAGTCTTTacatatagagcgcaacagtgtctGTCCAGTTTATCAGAcgcctgggttccggaagtatttttaccatttatttcttccatagacttttcataaaatcctcctttttattaatttctttaatatttattgatatatatatatatatatatatatatatatatatatatttttttttttttagacttgatGGAAATGAAAGAGGAatgtcaagaactgaatgaagtggaggaagAACATCAGTATCAAAATCCTCATTtcataactggagaaaaatcttgtAGTTGCTCACAGACTGAGAAGAATTCATCACAAAACAGATATCAAGCCAAAAATCCCTTctcctgctctcagtgtggaaagagttttatgCATAAAGGAGACCTTTTGATACACTTAAGTCTTCACAATGGAGAGAGCCCTTTCacatgctctcagtgtggaaaaggttttACCCAGAAAGAAAGTCTTAAGAGACACACAAgaattcacaccggagagaagcctttcacatgctctcagtgtggaaaaggttttACCCAGAAAGAAAGTCTTAAGAGACACACAAgaattcacaccggagagaagcctttcacatgccctcagtgtggaaagagtttcatacgGAAAGAAGTTCTTAACCTGCACCttaaaattcacactggagagagaccttttacatgccatcagtgtggaaaaagtttcacaaACAAATGTGGCCTTAAAAGACACGAAAgatttcacactggagaaaagcctttcacatgccctcagtgtggaaagcaTTTTAGACAGAAAGGAAATCTTAACATGCACActaaaattcacactggagagaagcctttcacatgccttcagtgtggaaaaagttacaAGGACAAAATTGGCATGAAAAGACACATGAtatttcacactggagagaagcctttcatatGCCTTCAGTGTGGTAATAGTTTCACATCTAAAGGATCCCTTACtgagcacatgagaattcacactggagagaggcctttcacatgccctcagtgtggaaagagtttcattacTAAAGGGTGCTTTAATGTGcatatgagaattcacactggagagaagccttacgcatgccatcaatgtggaaagagtttcagtcgGTTAGACAACCtaaaaaaacatgagagaatGCATACTGGAAAGAAGCCATAACTGCCCTTCATGTGGGACAAGTCAAAGAAAAGGATATCTCCCAGAGATGTTGTAATGAGCAAGGTGAAAGTTATGGTATGTCATTTACAGTTCAGGTACTCTAGTTCAGACTCTGACTCAAGTCTTGTCTCGAGTCCAGCTTTTAGTGGACTTGGACTTTTCGGAGTTCAAGGCATTTGTGACTCattaaatagaagaaaaaaaaaagttaacgcATTAGCGCAtgagattaattaaaaatgtttaacattcatttttcttaatcgcgataaacgcttttaccaattttcacattagattctgacattttttcaGCCCTGTCtgagttctaaacactggttggaatagggtgGAACTTTTGCGATGTGTCTGGCAGGGACATTATactgcacaaacaaacaaacaacagtaatTCCGTGTCAGTGATCAAGTGGAGAAAGGATCTCTTACAAAAAGTACTTCATGTCCTTAATGTGGAattttaccacagaagcatgtcaagtcttacaAGCCAAACACACAATATATGGAGTTCTTCTGTGGATCGACTCTTCACATATcatgaaataaattttttatttagtattacGTCTTTTTAAGAGTTATGtgtttaaaagtaatccatcagactccagtggtttaatcaatgtcttctgaagcaatccagttgattttgggtgagtacagaccaaaatatagctcctttttcactgtacatcttgccattgcagtctctaggcacaattatgatttcaagctcaattacacttacaattgagcatgaaatcatgatcaccaagtagACTGCTTtcaagatgcacagtgaaaaaggagttatattttggtctgttctcacccaaaaccaactggatcgcttcagaaaacattaattaaattactggagtctgatggatgatgtttatgctgactttatcggCCTTTTGGAGCGTTAatggcctgatcaccattcacttgcattgtatggacctacagagctgaaaaatgagtctaaaaatcttcgtttgtgttctgcagaagaaaaagtcacacacatcttacatggcatgagggtgagtaaatgatgagagtttttttttttcacttttgggtgaactaactctttaatatcctggaaaataattatttgtcctggaaagtATTTTGTATAATACATTTTTCTGATTGTGTCGctgacaaggtttttgttacattgtAAGATTATATAACATTAAACAATCGGGACTCGGGATAGAAATGATGTAAAAA
This portion of the Myxocyprinus asiaticus isolate MX2 ecotype Aquarium Trade chromosome 14, UBuf_Myxa_2, whole genome shotgun sequence genome encodes:
- the LOC127452163 gene encoding gastrula zinc finger protein XlCGF8.2DB-like isoform X3, encoding MFIKEESEDMGYPEACRIKTEHTEEQTDLMEMKEECQELNEVEEEHQYQNPHFITGEKSCSCSQTEKNSSQNRYQAKNPFSCSQCGKSFMHKGDLLIHLSLHNGESPFTCSQCGKGFTQKESLKRHTRIHTGEKPFTCPQCGKSFIRKEVLNLHLKIHTGERPFTCHQCGKSFTNKCGLKRHERFHTGEKPFTCPQCGKHFRQKGNLNMHTKIHTGEKPFTCLQCGKSYKDKIGMKRHMIFHTGEKPFICLQCGNSFTSKGSLTEHMRIHTGERPFTCPQCGKSFITKGCFNVHMRIHTGEKPYACHQCGKSFSRLDNLKKHERMHTGKKP
- the LOC127452163 gene encoding gastrula zinc finger protein XlCGF8.2DB-like isoform X2: MFIKEESEDMGYPEACRIKTEHTEEQTDLMEMKEECQELNEVEEEHQYQNPHFITGEKSCSCSQTEKNSSQNRYQAKNPFSCSQCGKSFMHKGDLLIHLSLHNGESPFTCSQCGKGFTQKESLKRHTRIHTGEKPFTCSQCGKGFTQKESLKRHTRIHTGEKPFTCPQCGKSFIRKEVLNLHLKIHTGERPFTCHQCGKSFTNKCGLKRHERFHTGEKPFTCPQCGKHFRQKGNLNMHTKIHTGEKPFTCLQCGKSYKDKIGMKRHMIFHTGEKPFICLQCGNSFTSKGSLTEHMRIHTGERPFTCPQCGKSFITKGCFNVHMRIHTGEKPYACHQCGKSFSRLDNLKKHERMHTGKKP